From the genome of Delphinus delphis chromosome 8, mDelDel1.2, whole genome shotgun sequence, one region includes:
- the LOC132429814 gene encoding serum amyloid A-2 protein-like: MSTMKLFAGLILCSLVLGVHSRWFSFLGEAYDGAKDMWRAYSDMKEANFKNSDKYFHARGNYEAAQRGPGGVWAAEVISDARENIQRVTDLFKHGDSGYGREDSEADQVANRMGRSGVDPNYFRPPGLPDKY; encoded by the exons ATGAG CACAATGAAGCTTTTCGCAGGCCTCATTCTCTGCTCCTTGGTGCTGGGAGTCCACAGCCGATGGTTTTCCTTCCTTGGCGAGGCTTATGACG GGGCTAAAGACATGTGGCGAGCCTACTCTgacatgaaagaagccaatttcaAAAATTCCGACAAGTACTTCCACGCCCGGGGCAACTATGAAGCTGCCCAAAGGGGACCTGGGGGCGTCTGGGCTGCTGAAGTGATCAG CGATGCCAGGGAGAATATTCAGAGAGTCACAGACCTTTTTAAGCATGGAGACAGTGGCTACGGACGGGAGGACTCGGAGGCCGACCAGGTTGCCAATAGAATGGGCCGGAGCGGCGTAGACCCAAATTACTTCCGACCTCCTGGCCTGCCCGACAAGTATTGA
- the LOC132429813 gene encoding serum amyloid A-2 protein-like, translating to MSTMKLFTGLILCSLVLGVHSRWFSFLGEAYDGAKDMWRAYSDLRQANFKNSDKYFHARGNYEAARRGPGGVWAAEVISDARENIQRVTDLFKPGDSGHGREDSEADQFANRWGRSGKDPNYFRPPGLPDKY from the exons CACAATGAAGCTTTTCACAGGCCTCATTCTCTGCTCCTTGGTGCTGGGAGTCCACAGCCGATGGTTTTCCTTCCTTGGCGAGGCTTATGACG GGGCTAAAGACATGTGGCGAGCCTACTCTGACTTGAGACAAGCCAATTTCAAAAATTCCGATAAGTACTTCCACGCCCGGGGCAACTATGAGGCTGCCCGAAGGGGACCTGGGGGCGTCTGGGCTGCTGAAGTGATCAG CGATGCCAGGGAGAATATTCAGAGAGTCACAGACCTTTTTAAGCCTGGAGACAGTGGCCACGGACGGGAGGACTCGGAGGCCGACCAGTTTGCCAATAGATGGGGCCGGAGCGGCAAAGACCCCAATTACTTCCGACCTCCTGGCCTGCCCGACAAGTACTGA